The following proteins are encoded in a genomic region of Sulfurospirillum arsenophilum NBRC 109478:
- a CDS encoding metal ABC transporter permease gives MIDILNFDFMQNALLASLLVSIICGVIGTLTVINRMVFIAGGIAHGSYGGIGLALYFGIAPMLGASLFSLFLGAIIAYITHHNNARLDALIGVLWAFGMALGIIMTDLTPGYNVDLMSYLFGAILSVTPEDLYAMGFVLIVVLTFAIIFYKQLLAMSFDAQFAKLRGINVTLLYFALVLIIALGVVIIIRAVGLILVIALLTIPPYIAEKFTNSVGGMMVVSSFLSALFCTVGLYLSYSFNLSGGASIILVATTTFFLQLLYSRYFKA, from the coding sequence ATGATAGATATCCTTAACTTTGATTTTATGCAAAATGCACTTTTAGCTTCTCTTTTAGTAAGCATTATTTGTGGTGTCATTGGGACATTGACCGTTATTAATCGCATGGTCTTTATTGCAGGCGGTATTGCACATGGCTCATACGGCGGCATTGGGTTAGCGCTTTATTTTGGCATTGCTCCTATGCTTGGTGCATCTTTGTTCTCACTTTTCTTAGGGGCTATTATCGCCTATATTACCCACCACAACAATGCACGTCTTGATGCACTTATTGGTGTTTTATGGGCATTTGGTATGGCGCTTGGCATCATCATGACCGATCTTACGCCGGGATACAATGTCGATTTAATGAGTTATCTTTTTGGTGCGATTTTATCCGTAACACCTGAAGATCTTTACGCAATGGGATTCGTACTCATTGTAGTATTGACCTTTGCAATTATCTTTTACAAACAGCTTTTGGCTATGAGTTTTGATGCTCAGTTTGCAAAACTTCGAGGTATCAACGTTACCCTGCTCTATTTTGCATTGGTCTTGATCATAGCCCTTGGTGTTGTGATTATCATTCGTGCGGTGGGGCTTATCTTGGTAATTGCGTTGCTTACGATTCCACCTTACATTGCAGAAAAGTTTACCAATTCTGTTGGAGGAATGATGGTTGTTTCATCTTTTCTTTCAGCCCTTTTTTGCACCGTTGGACTCTATCTCTCTTACAGTTTCAATCTTAGCGGTGGGGCTTCCATTATTTTAGTGGCAACAACAACCTTTTTTCTCCAACTTCTCTATAGCAGGTACTTCAAAGCCTAA
- a CDS encoding fatty acid--CoA ligase: protein MLNYPYQNFYEVMEANVKNDPKKTAIFIDDRKVTYAKLKQNIDTFARFLEFSGIKSGDRVAMIIGNSEEFVVSLFAITKIGAIAVPLNTFLKKEEFEYILNDCGARMLISSASFANETKNLLDTTKIEKIVWTDKYPYLDERNYSFTEIDANLETHERLAKRPHLDDLACIVYTSGTTGKPKGAMLSYRNFFSNAIAGAESFQVTCKDRFIVFLPMFHSFTLSIMVLLPMFTCSSIVIVRSVFPFANVLKQTLLKQVTIFLGVPTLYNALLKAKIPWYFMWFNKVRIFISGSAPLSEQALHDFNAKFKKATLLEGYGLSECSPAVSVNRLERQKALSVGLPLPSYEVKIVNEEMMEVKTGEVGEIMVKGDCVMQGYLNYADSTDETIINGWLLTGDLGKKDEDGFIYIVDRKKDLIISKGINIYPREIEEVIYKYDGVDAVAVIGIKDETKDEDVLAFIQPKEGVELQEMELRHYLKKHLANFKLPKHIYFVEELPKNATGKVLKRVLKEKVQTGGLLRKK from the coding sequence ATGTTAAATTATCCGTATCAGAATTTTTATGAGGTCATGGAAGCGAATGTTAAAAATGATCCTAAAAAAACAGCTATTTTTATTGACGATCGTAAAGTTACGTATGCAAAGCTTAAGCAAAACATCGATACCTTTGCACGTTTTTTAGAATTTAGCGGTATTAAAAGCGGAGACAGAGTTGCTATGATTATTGGCAACTCTGAAGAGTTTGTTGTCTCGTTATTTGCGATTACGAAGATTGGAGCGATAGCTGTACCTCTCAATACTTTTTTGAAAAAAGAAGAGTTTGAGTACATTCTTAATGATTGTGGTGCACGTATGCTTATCTCTTCGGCTTCATTTGCAAATGAGACCAAAAATTTGCTCGATACAACTAAGATTGAAAAAATCGTTTGGACAGACAAATATCCTTATTTGGATGAACGAAATTATAGCTTTACGGAAATTGATGCCAATTTAGAAACACATGAACGCTTGGCAAAACGACCACATTTAGATGATCTTGCATGTATTGTGTATACTTCAGGAACTACGGGTAAGCCTAAAGGGGCAATGCTTAGTTATCGAAACTTTTTTTCCAATGCTATCGCTGGGGCTGAGTCCTTTCAAGTTACATGTAAAGATCGTTTTATTGTTTTTTTACCGATGTTTCACTCTTTTACACTTTCTATTATGGTACTTCTTCCGATGTTTACCTGCTCAAGTATTGTCATTGTTCGCTCCGTTTTCCCATTTGCGAATGTCCTAAAACAGACGTTGTTAAAACAAGTGACCATCTTTTTGGGTGTACCTACCCTTTACAATGCACTTTTAAAAGCAAAGATTCCTTGGTATTTTATGTGGTTTAATAAAGTACGCATTTTTATCTCTGGTAGTGCACCACTCAGTGAACAAGCATTGCATGATTTTAATGCTAAATTTAAAAAAGCGACACTGTTAGAAGGCTATGGACTAAGTGAGTGTTCACCTGCTGTTTCAGTTAATCGACTTGAGCGACAAAAAGCGCTCTCTGTAGGATTACCACTACCAAGTTATGAAGTGAAAATTGTCAATGAAGAGATGATGGAAGTTAAAACTGGCGAGGTTGGTGAGATTATGGTAAAAGGTGATTGTGTCATGCAAGGTTATCTTAACTATGCAGATTCAACCGATGAGACTATTATCAATGGCTGGCTTTTGACGGGTGATTTGGGTAAAAAAGATGAAGATGGCTTTATTTATATTGTGGATCGCAAAAAAGATTTGATTATTTCCAAAGGGATTAATATTTATCCTAGAGAAATTGAAGAGGTTATTTATAAGTACGATGGCGTCGATGCTGTAGCGGTTATTGGAATCAAAGATGAAACAAAAGATGAAGATGTACTAGCATTTATTCAACCCAAAGAAGGTGTAGAGCTTCAAGAGATGGAATTACGTCACTATCTTAAGAAGCATTTGGCGAATTTCAAATTACCAAAGCATATTTACTTTGTAGAAGAGCTTCCAAAGAATGCAACGGGTAAAGTTTTAAAGCGTGTATTGAAGGAAAAAGTACAAACAGGCGGATTATTACGTAAAAAATAG
- the nfo gene encoding deoxyribonuclease IV: MKFVGAHVSASGGVFNAPINATKIGAKAFALFTKNQRQWEGKSLTQGEIDRFKAELEKAEILPKHVLPHDSYLINLGHPELEAREKSLNAFLDEVQRCEALGLDKLNFHPGSHLKQIGEEACLELISSSMNEVLRQTNGVTLVVENTAGQGSNMGYKMEHLGYLMDNSIDKERVGVCIDTCHLFTSGYDIRSEDAYRQTMEKFATIVGFKYLKGMHLNDSKPDLGARVDRHDSIGKGKLGVEPFRFIMNDKRMDDIPLVLETIDDSIWAEEIALLYSLIN, encoded by the coding sequence ATGAAATTTGTTGGAGCGCATGTCAGTGCGAGTGGCGGGGTTTTTAATGCTCCGATTAATGCCACAAAAATTGGAGCAAAAGCTTTTGCACTTTTTACGAAAAATCAGCGCCAATGGGAAGGAAAATCTCTGACTCAAGGAGAAATAGATCGCTTTAAAGCCGAGTTAGAGAAAGCGGAGATTTTACCCAAACATGTTTTACCCCATGACAGCTATCTTATTAATCTTGGTCATCCTGAGCTTGAAGCGCGCGAAAAATCATTGAATGCCTTTTTAGATGAGGTACAACGTTGTGAAGCTTTAGGGCTTGATAAGCTCAATTTCCACCCTGGTAGCCATTTAAAACAGATAGGCGAAGAGGCCTGTTTGGAGCTCATTAGTTCATCAATGAACGAAGTGTTACGCCAAACAAATGGTGTCACACTTGTTGTTGAGAACACAGCAGGTCAAGGAAGCAATATGGGTTACAAAATGGAACACTTAGGCTACCTTATGGATAATTCCATCGATAAAGAGCGTGTAGGGGTTTGCATCGATACCTGCCATCTGTTTACCTCAGGTTACGATATTAGGAGTGAAGATGCCTATAGGCAAACGATGGAAAAATTTGCTACAATCGTCGGATTTAAGTATCTTAAAGGAATGCATCTTAATGATTCTAAGCCTGATTTGGGTGCTCGCGTCGATAGACATGATTCTATCGGCAAGGGAAAATTAGGAGTAGAACCATTTAGATTTATCATGAATGATAAACGTATGGATGACATCCCTTTAGTGCTTGAAACCATCGATGATTCAATATGGGCAGAAGAAATTGCGCTGCTTTATAGTCTTATCAACTAA
- a CDS encoding Fur family transcriptional regulator, translating into MSEQIKTLFEEHDIKFTTARSSILEVLKEAHHPMNYEQIKEKMSIAMDKATFYRNIAKFEESGMVHKFEADDRKWYFELSSTTHAHFICEHCHKITCMEVDLGKVEGEVKSIVLKGTCKECHI; encoded by the coding sequence ATGAGCGAACAGATCAAAACATTGTTTGAAGAACATGACATCAAGTTTACAACCGCACGTTCCTCCATCTTAGAAGTGCTTAAAGAGGCGCATCATCCCATGAACTATGAACAGATTAAAGAGAAGATGAGTATTGCAATGGATAAAGCAACGTTTTACCGCAACATCGCCAAGTTTGAAGAATCGGGGATGGTGCATAAGTTTGAAGCCGATGATCGCAAGTGGTATTTTGAACTCTCTAGCACCACCCACGCCCATTTTATTTGTGAGCATTGCCATAAAATTACCTGTATGGAAGTTGATTTAGGCAAAGTCGAGGGCGAGGTTAAAAGCATTGTATTAAAGGGCACATGTAAGGAGTGTCACATATGA
- a CDS encoding OmpP1/FadL family transporter encodes MKQTVRVATLLSLSAATLLASGYRIPEQSLNSVALSAAYVAGANGADASYYNPANMSFMENGAFTEVAMTYINLPKVNYTAAGATPAGNANGDSKEEQFLMPNLHYVSPKMGDWRYGLSITAPAGLSKRWDESYQMRTSEEFTLKVIEVNPTVSYLVTDQFSLGFGLRGVYTDGVVKSNAGTATRDLTGDSIDFGYNLAMSYKPIKDLTFSATYRSKVDLTVEGEATLVHPLIAGGRYSGGASVTIPLPASLALATAYTMDKTTVEFVFERTYWSSYKELDFNYDSTLSTTGGTSSPYAVFDSPRPKNWKDVNAYRIGISHQYSDALKLMAGFAIDKTPVPDSTLGFELPDSDAKLYSVGFEYKLSQNLKVGLAYLYDDKEERSVTNTSSSAPSGTFTDSSAHLLTASFKYKF; translated from the coding sequence ATGAAACAAACGGTAAGAGTAGCCACGTTACTAAGTCTTAGTGCGGCGACATTGCTAGCTTCAGGATACCGTATCCCTGAGCAATCTTTAAACTCAGTAGCACTAAGTGCCGCTTATGTCGCAGGAGCAAATGGCGCAGATGCCAGTTATTATAACCCTGCAAATATGTCTTTTATGGAAAATGGCGCTTTTACTGAAGTTGCAATGACTTATATTAATTTGCCAAAGGTGAATTATACAGCTGCGGGAGCAACTCCTGCTGGAAATGCTAATGGCGATTCTAAAGAAGAACAATTTTTGATGCCAAACTTGCATTATGTTTCACCTAAAATGGGTGATTGGAGATACGGCCTCTCCATCACTGCCCCTGCAGGTCTTTCTAAACGTTGGGATGAATCATACCAAATGCGAACGAGCGAGGAATTTACACTCAAAGTGATTGAAGTCAATCCAACAGTAAGTTATTTAGTGACTGATCAATTTTCACTAGGTTTTGGATTAAGAGGTGTTTATACAGATGGTGTTGTAAAAAGTAATGCAGGGACAGCTACTAGAGATTTAACGGGAGATTCAATTGATTTTGGTTATAACCTTGCGATGAGTTATAAGCCAATTAAAGACTTGACATTTTCAGCAACATATCGTTCTAAAGTAGATTTAACCGTTGAAGGTGAAGCAACACTAGTTCATCCATTAATTGCTGGAGGAAGATATAGCGGAGGTGCTTCGGTTACTATACCGTTACCAGCCTCCTTGGCATTGGCTACAGCTTATACAATGGATAAAACAACCGTTGAATTTGTATTTGAGAGAACCTATTGGTCAAGTTACAAAGAGTTAGATTTTAATTATGATTCAACACTCTCAACTACAGGGGGAACATCAAGTCCATATGCTGTATTTGATAGCCCAAGACCAAAAAACTGGAAAGATGTTAATGCGTATCGCATAGGTATTTCACATCAATACAGTGATGCTTTAAAATTAATGGCAGGTTTTGCGATTGATAAAACGCCAGTTCCAGATAGTACACTTGGTTTTGAACTACCAGATTCGGATGCAAAGCTTTATTCTGTGGGTTTTGAGTACAAACTTTCACAAAATCTTAAAGTGGGGTTAGCATATTTGTATGACGATAAAGAAGAAAGATCAGTTACAAATACAAGTTCATCAGCACCATCGGGTACCTTTACAGATTCTTCAGCCCATCTTTTGACTGCATCTTTTAAATATAAGTTCTAA
- a CDS encoding DMT family transporter — translation MISHKLRELGADFLLLMVAVAWGSTFFVVQAAVNETPVYTFLFWRFFLAGALMVMISFKQLRYLNLAVLKAGSLLGLFMFLGYAFQTFALTYTYSSTVGFITGLSVIVVPFATYLIFKQKASMFSTLGAIVASAGLYFLTLNNTLGFSLGEFYAFICAMMFALHIVFTGHLSRQHNIYLLVSIQFLTVGFCSFIGGFVMEGSIIPPRTDMLFMNAIAITVIFATIFAFWVQTAMQRFTTAAKTAIIFTMEPVSAGIFGYFFANELLTFPQICGAVMILGGMLIAELGSYFMEQYRRRKNAV, via the coding sequence GTGATCAGTCATAAATTAAGAGAATTAGGTGCAGATTTTTTACTGCTTATGGTAGCTGTTGCGTGGGGAAGTACCTTTTTTGTGGTACAAGCTGCAGTTAACGAAACACCCGTCTATACCTTTTTATTTTGGCGATTTTTTCTCGCAGGTGCTTTAATGGTAATGATCTCCTTTAAACAGCTTCGTTATCTTAATCTTGCGGTTTTAAAAGCAGGATCTCTTTTGGGCCTTTTTATGTTTTTAGGATATGCGTTTCAAACGTTTGCGCTCACTTATACCTACTCATCTACGGTTGGTTTTATTACAGGCTTAAGCGTGATTGTCGTTCCTTTTGCTACCTATCTTATCTTTAAACAAAAAGCATCAATGTTTTCAACCCTAGGCGCAATCGTTGCTTCTGCTGGACTTTACTTTTTAACACTCAATAACACGTTAGGTTTTTCGTTAGGGGAATTCTATGCATTTATCTGTGCAATGATGTTTGCATTGCATATTGTCTTTACAGGCCATCTTTCACGTCAACACAATATTTATCTCTTGGTGAGCATTCAATTTCTAACGGTGGGTTTTTGTTCTTTTATTGGAGGGTTTGTGATGGAAGGCTCTATCATCCCTCCACGAACAGATATGTTGTTTATGAATGCTATAGCCATTACGGTTATCTTTGCAACGATTTTTGCCTTTTGGGTACAAACAGCCATGCAGCGTTTTACCACGGCGGCAAAAACAGCGATTATCTTTACCATGGAGCCTGTCAGTGCTGGAATTTTTGGCTATTTCTTCGCCAATGAACTCTTAACCTTTCCACAAATCTGTGGTGCAGTGATGATTTTAGGCGGTATGCTCATCGCGGAACTGGGTTCATACTTTATGGAGCAATACCGCAGACGAAAAAATGCTGTTTAG
- a CDS encoding NAD(P)H-quinone oxidoreductase subunit 3 codes for MSHMDFAHPYFGAFFLLVFGAVVFYGITVLARVVSRSMSRLDTEKLKLSIYECGPEVTKQPNKISAHFYLFAVLFILFDVEIIFMFPWAVDFKVLGMFGFVEMILFVIILTIGFVYAWKKGALEWHSIR; via the coding sequence TTGTCACACATGGATTTTGCACATCCTTATTTTGGAGCTTTTTTTCTCCTTGTCTTTGGTGCCGTTGTGTTTTACGGTATTACTGTTCTAGCACGTGTTGTCAGTCGCAGCATGTCACGTTTGGATACTGAAAAACTAAAACTCAGCATTTACGAGTGTGGACCTGAAGTGACCAAACAGCCCAATAAAATTTCTGCACATTTTTACCTTTTTGCAGTTTTATTTATTTTGTTTGATGTGGAGATTATCTTTATGTTTCCATGGGCGGTGGATTTTAAAGTTCTGGGAATGTTTGGTTTTGTCGAGATGATTTTATTTGTCATCATTTTAACCATTGGTTTTGTATACGCATGGAAAAAAGGAGCGCTCGAATGGCACAGCATAAGATAA
- a CDS encoding metal ABC transporter solute-binding protein, Zn/Mn family: MKSLLLFFTFLFGSLLSAAPTVTVSILPQKYFVEQIAKDFLHVNVMVAPGANQHTYEPKPAQMKELASSDAYFSIDDGFEKAWLPKFKSSNPKMVMVDTIKGIEKIAMAEHHHEGEKKDAHHDHEDESLDPHVWLDPILVKTQAKNIYDALVILYPTQRSEFTKNYETFIASLDALDASIQTTLAEVKSRKFIVFHPSFGYFAQRYNLEQIAIEVSGKEPKPSELATIIKEAKEENAKVVFVAPQFSQKSAVSIAKQINGKVLPIDPLAYAWNENLLSIAKTFQSELK; the protein is encoded by the coding sequence GTGAAATCTCTTTTACTCTTTTTTACCTTCCTCTTTGGTTCACTTTTAAGTGCCGCTCCAACCGTAACGGTGAGCATTCTTCCCCAAAAATATTTTGTCGAACAGATTGCTAAAGATTTTTTACATGTAAACGTCATGGTAGCCCCAGGTGCTAACCAACATACCTACGAGCCAAAACCTGCTCAGATGAAAGAACTTGCAAGTTCTGATGCTTACTTTAGCATTGACGATGGTTTTGAAAAAGCATGGCTTCCTAAATTTAAAAGTAGCAATCCTAAAATGGTAATGGTCGATACCATTAAAGGGATCGAAAAAATAGCAATGGCAGAACACCATCATGAAGGTGAAAAAAAAGATGCTCACCATGACCATGAAGACGAATCTCTTGATCCTCATGTCTGGCTCGACCCTATTTTGGTTAAAACACAAGCTAAAAATATTTACGATGCACTTGTCATTCTGTATCCAACACAAAGAAGTGAATTCACAAAAAATTATGAAACATTTATTGCCTCATTAGACGCACTAGATGCCTCTATTCAAACCACACTTGCTGAAGTAAAAAGTCGTAAATTTATCGTGTTCCATCCTTCTTTTGGTTACTTTGCACAACGTTATAACTTGGAGCAAATCGCCATTGAAGTGAGTGGGAAAGAGCCAAAACCAAGTGAATTAGCCACTATCATTAAAGAAGCCAAAGAGGAAAATGCTAAAGTCGTTTTTGTTGCTCCACAATTTTCACAAAAAAGTGCCGTCAGTATTGCGAAGCAAATCAACGGAAAAGTCTTACCAATTGACCCTTTAGCGTATGCATGGAATGAAAATCTTTTAAGCATTGCCAAAACCTTTCAATCAGAACTAAAATGA
- a CDS encoding ATP-binding protein encodes MQYLVDFLESKTVQTSQIYEHLKCSIDEAKFLQMMTKEYVLGSVDMGVADGLIKLFGDKKYAHLQQLALVKDLIEQGWIVQNSFLSSKVMDVSNLELLNSTVTLSSAFLKLLEEGTLEVVLPDVTPYEDHLEYLKDQFFRIELYQKLSQTKHNATENSPSIGRLKNKLELLESRIVERIKVTQNEIVVENIFKENELSAKEQLIFLALLKEEYAGEFESLRDMNTLISLISVDDYEKIKNRSLLEEGSKLIENLIIDYDEMLSTFGGVTRSFFISEEILQKIMHPNKEKKSKKIKLDMLIGEQELFELIDPKTNLDDVILHPKTKEVLDNLLKQIDKNVVKLLREWGIKERRSGIDAKIILYGPPGTGKTMTALSLAKSMKKRVLSFDCSKILSKYVGESEKNVRNIFDTYKELCKKTKSEPLLLLNEADQFLSARSTDSGASADKMHNQMQNIFLEQIERFDGLLIATTNLLETIDPAFSRRFDYKIAFEKPDLKQRIALWKKLLPENATYEEGLDVEKLASYPLTGGQIKVVLKNTALKVATKAKPLFTFEDFKLSIDRETKGAFGDAKSVGFMN; translated from the coding sequence TTGCAGTATTTGGTAGATTTTTTAGAGAGTAAAACGGTTCAAACATCACAGATTTATGAGCATCTTAAATGTTCTATTGACGAAGCAAAATTTTTACAAATGATGACCAAAGAGTACGTCCTAGGTAGTGTTGATATGGGTGTTGCCGATGGTTTGATAAAGCTTTTTGGCGATAAAAAATATGCTCATTTACAACAGCTTGCATTGGTCAAAGATTTGATTGAACAAGGTTGGATTGTTCAAAACAGTTTTCTAAGTTCCAAAGTTATGGATGTCTCAAATTTAGAACTTTTAAACAGCACCGTAACACTAAGTTCAGCTTTTTTAAAACTACTCGAAGAAGGAACACTCGAAGTAGTGTTACCGGATGTTACGCCTTATGAAGATCATCTTGAATATTTAAAAGATCAATTTTTTCGTATTGAACTTTACCAAAAACTTAGCCAAACAAAGCACAATGCTACGGAAAATTCACCTAGTATTGGTCGCCTAAAAAATAAACTAGAGCTTTTAGAGAGTCGGATCGTTGAGCGTATAAAAGTAACACAAAATGAGATTGTGGTCGAGAATATTTTTAAAGAGAACGAGTTGAGTGCCAAAGAACAGCTCATTTTCTTAGCACTTCTCAAAGAAGAGTATGCAGGAGAGTTTGAAAGTCTCCGTGATATGAATACTCTTATAAGTCTTATTAGCGTCGATGACTATGAGAAGATCAAAAATCGTTCTTTATTGGAAGAGGGCTCAAAGTTGATCGAAAATCTCATTATTGACTACGATGAGATGCTGAGCACCTTTGGTGGCGTAACGCGAAGTTTTTTCATCTCTGAAGAGATTTTGCAAAAGATCATGCACCCCAATAAAGAGAAAAAAAGCAAGAAAATAAAGCTCGATATGCTTATTGGCGAACAAGAACTTTTTGAACTGATCGATCCTAAGACCAATTTAGATGATGTGATTTTGCACCCAAAAACCAAAGAAGTACTCGATAATTTACTAAAACAAATTGATAAAAATGTTGTGAAGCTACTGCGTGAATGGGGTATCAAAGAGCGTCGTAGTGGCATTGATGCGAAGATTATTCTTTACGGCCCTCCTGGAACTGGTAAAACAATGACCGCCCTTTCGTTAGCTAAGTCGATGAAAAAAAGAGTGCTTAGTTTTGATTGTTCAAAGATTCTTTCCAAATATGTGGGTGAGAGTGAAAAAAATGTGCGTAATATTTTTGATACGTATAAAGAGCTATGCAAAAAAACGAAAAGTGAACCTTTATTGCTTCTTAATGAAGCGGATCAGTTTTTAAGCGCACGCTCAACCGATAGTGGAGCAAGTGCAGATAAAATGCACAATCAGATGCAAAATATCTTTTTAGAGCAAATTGAGCGTTTCGACGGACTACTTATTGCAACAACAAACCTTTTAGAGACGATTGACCCTGCTTTTTCAAGACGTTTTGATTATAAAATCGCTTTTGAAAAACCTGATTTGAAACAACGCATTGCACTTTGGAAAAAGCTGTTACCTGAAAATGCTACGTATGAAGAAGGGTTGGATGTTGAAAAGTTAGCCTCGTATCCACTTACGGGTGGACAAATCAAAGTAGTGCTTAAAAATACTGCTTTAAAAGTGGCTACGAAAGCAAAACCGCTCTTTACATTTGAAGATTTTAAACTCTCAATTGATCGCGAAACCAAAGGTGCATTTGGTGATGCGAAATCCGTTGGATTTATGAATTAA
- a CDS encoding NuoB/complex I 20 kDa subunit family protein produces MAQHKINYLQEAGLPVALTTVDKLVQWGRSNSLWPLTYGLACCAIEMMATGASRYDFDRFGTIFRASPRQADVIVIAGTLTKKHAPFMRRLYDQMPDPKWVISMGSCANTGGMFNTYATVQGADRIVPVDIYLPGCAPRPETLQYALMLLQKKIRTEKASRRLEPKRLV; encoded by the coding sequence ATGGCACAGCATAAGATAAATTACCTTCAAGAAGCAGGACTTCCTGTGGCACTGACCACAGTCGATAAACTGGTTCAATGGGGTAGAAGTAACTCGTTGTGGCCACTTACTTACGGACTTGCCTGTTGTGCGATTGAGATGATGGCAACGGGTGCGAGTCGTTATGACTTTGACCGTTTTGGAACCATTTTTAGAGCGAGTCCTAGACAAGCGGACGTTATCGTCATTGCAGGAACACTCACTAAAAAACATGCCCCTTTTATGCGTCGCCTTTACGATCAAATGCCTGATCCAAAGTGGGTCATCAGTATGGGAAGTTGTGCCAATACAGGCGGTATGTTTAACACCTATGCAACCGTTCAAGGAGCTGATCGCATCGTGCCTGTGGATATTTATCTTCCAGGTTGCGCGCCACGTCCTGAAACCCTTCAATACGCACTTATGCTTCTTCAAAAGAAAATTCGAACCGAGAAAGCATCACGCAGATTAGAACCTAAAAGGTTGGTATGA
- a CDS encoding metal ABC transporter ATP-binding protein, whose product MQNDIQINHLYFSYDGATVLEDINLQYNKNEFLAIIGPNGGGKSTLLKMMIGLLEPERGEVLLFGENPLHVSHEIAYVPQDTIANKDFPIKVMDVVLMGRLSKSKAFATYSKEDKTIALNMLERVGMKGFENQKINTLSGGQRQRVFIARALACEAKIMFLDEPTASIDTAGQIDMFKLLKSLNETVGIVIISHDINVALNYATKVVHVNKTLYVHDVPKTQNFKVFENQNEHVCPVELISATRCNHTHKELV is encoded by the coding sequence ATGCAAAACGATATTCAAATCAATCACCTCTATTTTAGTTATGATGGCGCTACCGTACTGGAGGACATTAACCTCCAGTACAACAAAAATGAATTTCTAGCCATTATTGGACCCAACGGTGGCGGTAAAAGTACCCTGCTTAAAATGATGATAGGCTTGCTTGAGCCTGAACGTGGCGAAGTACTTCTTTTTGGTGAAAATCCTTTACATGTAAGCCATGAAATTGCCTATGTTCCTCAAGACACCATCGCCAATAAAGACTTCCCCATTAAGGTGATGGACGTTGTTCTTATGGGCAGACTCTCCAAATCCAAAGCCTTTGCGACTTACTCAAAAGAAGATAAAACCATCGCTTTGAACATGTTAGAGAGAGTGGGAATGAAAGGGTTTGAAAACCAAAAAATCAACACCCTCTCAGGCGGTCAACGCCAACGTGTTTTCATTGCACGTGCCCTCGCTTGCGAAGCAAAAATTATGTTTTTAGATGAACCAACAGCAAGCATCGACACCGCAGGGCAAATCGATATGTTTAAACTGCTTAAATCGCTCAACGAAACGGTGGGCATCGTCATCATCAGTCACGACATCAATGTTGCCCTTAATTACGCCACCAAAGTTGTCCATGTCAACAAAACGCTCTACGTCCATGATGTACCCAAAACTCAAAATTTCAAAGTCTTTGAAAATCAAAATGAACATGTTTGCCCTGTTGAGCTTATCAGCGCAACCCGTTGCAACCACACCCATAAAGAGCTCGTATGA